One part of the Flavobacterium johnsoniae UW101 genome encodes these proteins:
- a CDS encoding TonB-dependent receptor, with the protein MSKSVILFFLFCFSNIFAQSNIKITGNVKSSDNQTLAGVHVLFEINQKQKHAVTDTLGNFFESIPAGDMALTINQLGFTSKTIYCSVQKDTMFSIILEKDIAQLKEVIISNDKKNGIKTLSGGKLSFNLKDLNSVPTLLGTTDVIKLLQLTPGVQNSGDANGYLYVRGGDPGHNAILYNETPIYGMSHLLGIFPFYNTDHIKDIEFDKSSSNAKYGGRLSSTTLLNTNKKIPSEFSIQGNAGILASQLTLAVPINDKNGFYISGRKTYIDEVVGPLLKSDSENDVQDMKYGFSDANFTFLSQISTKNLFSFDAFYSGDKLKVKDGDLALQTNLKWNNFTVSPSLTTIFSPKVSMSNSVYFSHYSNDLDMEQAAIHFGVSSYVKDFGFANAVRFSIHNIPFESGLQYVYHNLQPQKVNVENLTTIDNNSQSVINANEAAIFANAKPKLFENVTADLGLRINYYTSGANSYLHFQPRAVLNYYANEKYSFYASYNRQYQYLSLITTSSVGIPTDFWIASSDGIKPQSSNEFSIGSNQNITRNFSSSFGGFYRSMKNLLEYPYGITQFNETTTLKNDLYVGEGKAYGFEMMLKKSNGKFTGWLSYTLSWSERNFDELNNGKTYFAKYDRRHSLSVVGMYDLNAKWNFGVTQIFGSGNRFTMPTSWYFINNNPVKEYSGYNNAQMPNYIRTDISANYYFIKTAKKESALNFSIYNTFNISNPIYVVLNVRTTDNKNEILVTQDKKVLYRILPSISWRFKF; encoded by the coding sequence GTGTCAAAATCTGTTATACTCTTTTTTTTATTCTGTTTTTCAAACATTTTTGCGCAGTCAAATATAAAGATCACAGGAAATGTAAAATCTTCTGACAACCAGACTCTTGCAGGTGTCCATGTTTTATTTGAAATAAATCAAAAACAAAAACATGCAGTTACCGACACTTTAGGTAACTTTTTTGAAAGTATTCCTGCAGGGGATATGGCTTTAACGATTAATCAGTTAGGTTTTACTTCAAAAACAATTTACTGCAGTGTTCAAAAGGACACCATGTTTTCTATTATTTTAGAAAAAGATATTGCTCAGTTAAAAGAAGTAATTATTTCAAATGATAAGAAAAACGGAATTAAAACCTTGTCAGGCGGAAAACTTTCTTTTAATCTAAAAGACCTAAACTCCGTTCCAACGCTTTTAGGAACAACAGATGTTATAAAACTTTTACAGCTAACGCCCGGAGTGCAAAATTCAGGCGATGCAAATGGTTATTTATACGTTAGGGGCGGCGATCCCGGACACAACGCGATTTTGTATAATGAAACGCCAATTTATGGAATGTCGCATTTACTGGGAATATTTCCTTTCTACAATACAGATCATATTAAAGATATAGAATTTGATAAATCAAGCTCAAATGCAAAATACGGCGGACGTTTGAGTTCTACAACGCTTTTAAATACCAATAAAAAAATACCTTCTGAATTCTCAATTCAGGGAAATGCCGGAATTTTGGCTTCGCAATTAACATTAGCAGTTCCGATTAACGATAAAAACGGTTTCTATATTTCTGGCAGAAAAACGTATATTGATGAAGTTGTGGGGCCGTTATTAAAATCAGATTCAGAAAACGATGTTCAGGATATGAAATATGGTTTTTCGGATGCAAACTTTACTTTTTTATCTCAAATTTCTACAAAGAATTTATTTTCATTTGATGCCTTTTATAGTGGAGATAAATTGAAAGTTAAAGATGGAGATCTGGCACTTCAAACCAATTTAAAATGGAATAACTTTACAGTATCGCCATCTTTAACGACGATATTTTCTCCTAAAGTAAGCATGTCTAATTCTGTTTATTTTAGTCATTATTCTAATGATTTAGATATGGAACAGGCAGCGATTCATTTTGGGGTTTCTTCTTATGTAAAGGATTTTGGGTTTGCAAATGCAGTTCGATTTTCGATTCATAATATTCCATTTGAATCAGGATTGCAATATGTTTATCACAATTTACAGCCTCAAAAAGTAAATGTAGAAAACCTGACAACGATTGATAATAATTCACAAAGTGTGATTAATGCCAATGAAGCAGCAATTTTTGCAAACGCAAAACCCAAATTGTTTGAGAATGTAACCGCAGATTTAGGTCTTCGAATTAATTATTACACTTCTGGAGCAAATTCGTATCTGCATTTTCAGCCGAGAGCGGTATTGAATTATTATGCAAATGAAAAATATTCGTTTTATGCTTCTTACAACAGACAGTATCAATATTTGAGTTTAATTACAACTTCAAGCGTAGGTATCCCGACTGATTTTTGGATTGCAAGTTCGGATGGTATTAAGCCGCAGTCTTCAAATGAATTTTCAATTGGATCAAACCAAAATATTACCAGAAATTTTTCTTCTTCTTTTGGAGGATTTTACCGTTCGATGAAAAATCTGCTCGAATACCCTTATGGAATAACGCAGTTTAATGAAACTACAACTTTAAAAAATGATTTGTATGTGGGCGAAGGGAAAGCGTATGGATTTGAAATGATGCTCAAAAAAAGCAACGGAAAATTTACGGGCTGGCTTAGTTATACCTTAAGCTGGTCTGAACGAAATTTTGATGAATTAAATAACGGAAAAACATATTTTGCAAAGTATGACAGAAGGCATAGTCTTTCTGTAGTGGGAATGTACGATTTAAACGCAAAGTGGAATTTTGGAGTTACCCAGATATTTGGTTCCGGAAATCGATTTACAATGCCGACTTCCTGGTATTTTATAAACAATAATCCGGTGAAAGAATATTCAGGATATAATAATGCTCAAATGCCAAATTATATTAGAACAGACATCTCTGCCAATTATTATTTTATAAAAACAGCAAAAAAAGAAAGCGCATTAAATTTCTCTATTTACAATACTTTCAATATATCAAATCCTATTTATGTGGTTTTAAATGTTAGAACTACTGATAATAAAAATGAAATATTAGTTACACAGGATAAAAAGGTTTTATATCGAATTTTGCCTTCAATAAGCTGGCGATTTAAATTTTAA
- a CDS encoding DUF4249 domain-containing protein produces the protein MKKYIILFFSFLLLSCSNDDVSVQKSKESKIVVEGWIEEGDFANVLLSSSIPVRDVVDTTNVLQHVIRSAKITISDGQNSEVLRVKNDKNRIPPFVYFGNTLKGEAGKEYSIKIEYLNRVVEAVTTIPKSVPLISAEYVKEKPADTTGYIFVKFDDPLNEKNYYQIATKIEGEEPIFVPSFYGNLDDKNFESPSVALKINRGVILFPETQLKPYFNDGSVIHVKLRTQTKEALDFWNSWQNEIVNSKNPIYPSNTSLKSNIKGGIGIWAGYGQSTIIVKTPAKK, from the coding sequence ATGAAAAAGTATATCATTTTATTTTTTTCTTTTTTGCTCTTGAGTTGTTCTAATGATGATGTAAGCGTTCAAAAAAGCAAAGAATCTAAAATAGTGGTTGAAGGATGGATTGAAGAAGGTGATTTTGCTAATGTTTTACTGTCGAGCAGTATTCCGGTTAGAGATGTTGTAGATACCACAAATGTTTTGCAGCACGTTATCAGGTCTGCAAAAATCACAATTTCTGACGGTCAGAATTCAGAAGTTTTAAGAGTAAAAAATGATAAAAACAGAATTCCGCCATTTGTTTATTTTGGAAATACATTAAAAGGCGAAGCTGGAAAAGAGTATTCTATTAAAATTGAATATTTGAACCGCGTAGTAGAAGCAGTTACTACAATTCCAAAATCGGTGCCTCTTATTAGTGCTGAATATGTAAAAGAAAAACCTGCGGATACTACAGGTTATATTTTTGTAAAATTTGATGATCCTCTTAATGAAAAAAACTACTATCAGATAGCAACAAAAATTGAAGGGGAAGAGCCCATTTTTGTCCCTTCATTTTATGGTAATCTGGATGATAAGAATTTTGAAAGTCCTTCGGTTGCATTAAAAATTAACAGGGGAGTAATATTATTTCCAGAAACACAACTCAAACCTTATTTTAATGATGGAAGTGTTATTCATGTAAAACTACGAACGCAGACAAAAGAAGCGTTAGATTTCTGGAACAGCTGGCAAAACGAAATCGTAAACAGCAAAAATCCTATTTATCCATCAAACACAAGTTTGAAATCGAATATAAAAGGAGGAATTGGCATTTGGGCAGGATATGGGCAAAGCACCATAATTGTAAAAACACCTGCTAAAAAATAA